The stretch of DNA GAAGTAATTAAATTACCAAATTTTTCACGTGCGATTTTATGCCCTTGCACATCAATGTCGCAAATGACAAGTTTTCCCTCGTGTAGCTCTTTTAAAATAGGTTTAAGTGATGTGCCATAATAGTTGTCATGCACCTTTGCCCATTCTAAGAAAAATCCAGCATCGATGTCTTTTTCAAACTCTTCTTTGGAGATAAAATGGTAATTAATGCCATCAATCTCACCTTCTCGCATAGGGCGTGTTGTACTTGAAATTGAGAAATAAGAATCGGCAATCTCTTTAAGCACTTCTTGCATCAAAGAGCTTTTGCCCGAACCGCTAGGGCCGGAAATGACTAAAAAGTTTCCTTTCACCATTACTCTTTTTCATCAAAAGTAATAGAAATATTAAGACGCATTCCTTTTAGTGCTTCACGTAAAATATCACTTTGTGCTAAACTTGAGATACTTCTGGCAATGCTGCTTTCAATTTCATCACGAATTACTTCAATTTCTTGACTTTTTTGAACAGGAGCGACCACTGGAGTTGGAGAAGCTATTTCATCAACTTCTTCGCCAAATGCTTGTTTAAGCATGTTTTCATTAAGGTCATCTAGGGAATCAACATCACCAAGTTCTTCTAAAGCGCCAATCGCAACGTCCACTTGTGGGATGAGAGCATCGTCATCAAGTGCCATCTCTTTTTCTTCTTCAATCTTCTCTTCAATGACTTCTGTAAAATCATCGATAATGTCTTCTTGATCTTCTTGTATTTGAGAAATAGGTTGCTCGTTATCTTCTTCTTCAGAAAGAGATGCGACTTCTTCAAAATCTAATGCAGAAGCATCGTCTAGTTCAAGGTTATTGAGCGAATCATCTTCCTCGGCACTCTCTTCTTTTTCAACATCATCAAAAAAGAACTGACCAGCTTCATCATCTTCTTTATCTAAGGCAAGTGAATCCAATGATAAGTCAGAAATTTCTTTCTCCTCTTCCTCATCTTCACTTTCATCTAAAAGCTGTTTCACTTCATCAATATCATCTTTGTCAAGAACCGATGGATTCGAAGACTCTTCAACCTCTTCTTCCTCATCAGTCTCAAGAGATGCTACGGAAGAAGTATCATTTTCTTCTTCAAAATCAAAGTCTTCAAATGAAGTTATAGAATCTTTTTCTAAAGGTTCCACATCGTCTAAATCTAATGAAAATTGATCGTCTAGTTTTAGCTCTTTTTCCTCATTGTTATCATCAATGTCCTCTAAAGAGAGACCTTGTTCGAGGCTCAAATCGTCATCCGTTTCTAAATCATCAAAAGTCAGTTTTTCACTTTTTTCATTGAAATCATCTTCATCTTCTAAAAGATTGATCGGCAGTACGTCATCTTCATCTTCAATTTCCAAAGTATCAATCTTATCAATATCAAAGGCACTAGCATCGTCAGTATCATCAGACTCCTGCAATACTTTGGATGCCTCCTCTGTTGCTTCAGCTTTGTGACTCATGACAACGTTTTTGATTTTATCAAGAAGAATTAAAAAATCTGTTGGTAAAAATGGCTTTTCAAGAGACACATTCACAGAATCAGGTTTTTTGGCACCACGTTGACAAATATAAACAATATAGTCACATCCAGTATGCTCGCTAAGACCAGCTAATGCAGTCTCATCATAGAGTTCATTGTCCACTAAAATAACATCATAAGTAGCTAGTGGAACCAAGCCATAATCTTCAAACTCATCTAACTCATACCCTGCTTTTTCGGCACTAAGTTTGATCAATCTTGAAACAGCGGGATTATTATTGAGTAGTAACAGGCGCATGCTCACTCCTGAATGAGAATTATTAGCTCTCATTGTAGTATAAAAAAATTTATGATTGCTTTAACGCACGAAAAGAATGGTTAAATGATTGAGTGCTTCAATGAACTCTTTCTTAAAGAGCAGCATAATTGAGCTCAATGTTGCAATAATAACAACTAAAGAAACTGCAATTTTAATAGGATAGCCTATGACCAAAAGGTTAAATTGAGGCATGGTTTTCATAAGCATGCCAAACACAGCATCTAAGAGGAGTGAAAAAGCAACAACAGGAAAGGAAAGAATAAAACCATACACAAACATCCCTGTCATAGCTTTGAGCAGATAGGTCAGCATATTGGTCTGGGGATAGAAACTACCAAGAGGCAAAAGATTGAGTGAATCGGCAATAAAAAGCAGCATTTGATGATGCCCATTAAAGGCTAACACAACCATTAATCCTATAAGGGAAAGAAGCTGTGACAATACGGGAATAGAAGTACTGGTTTGTGGGTCAATAACACTTGCCATTGTAAAGCCCATAACAAAGGAAATTTGCATTCCAGCCATTTGCAAAATAGAAATAGTAATGGTTAAAAAGAGCCCCGCTACAAAACCAATGAGTAATTCTCCAACAATAGCCAATGATAAATTAAGCAATGTAGGTGTTACATGTAAAGCGGGTAAGAGCGGAAATAAGAAAATGACCATGAAAAGAGTAATAGCCGATTTGATAGTGAGTGGAATACTCGCATGAGAGAAAAAAGGGAAAAATGCAAAAAGACCACTGATCCTTGCAAACAAAAGGAAAAAAAGAACCACTTGATGTTCACCAAAAAGCTGTACCAGTGATTCCATTTTATTCCTCTTTTAATCCATCCACATGAAGATGTCTCGTATAAGTACATTGTTTGGCTAATTGGTGATTATGAGTTACCAATAGTAATGCTGCATTTTCTTTTTCAATATATTCGAACAAAACATTCATCACTTCTTGAGCTGTTTTGTCATCGAGATTACCTGTTGGCTCATCCGCAAAAATTATTTTTGGCTTTTTCGCTAAGACGCGTGCTATTGAAACACGTTGCTGCTGACCGCCGGAGAGATCACCCACGCGGTAGTTCATAAAATCAGCTATGCCTAGACGCTCTAAAATGCCATTATCAATTTTTTTGTCACTGATAAATGAAGCAAGTTCAATATTTTCATTGGCAAAAAAGCCTTTAAATAAATAATGTGATTGAAAAATAATACCCACATCATAGCGTCTGAGTTTTAACCTTGCATCATCATTATCATTGTAAATATTATGATCACACAAAATCACTTCACCATAATTAGGTTGAAGTAACGTAGAGCAGATATGTAAAAGCGTTGATTTCCCACTACCACTTACGCCTAAAATTGCCATTGATTCTTTGGGGGCAAGACTAAAATTAACATTTTCAAAAAGAGGGTAATCAAAAGCATGGGAGATATTTTGTGCATGGAGTAAAGACATCAGTGTCCTTCAAAAGAAGGGGTGAA from Sulfurospirillum oryzae encodes:
- the gmk gene encoding guanylate kinase — its product is MKGNFLVISGPSGSGKSSLMQEVLKEIADSYFSISSTTRPMREGEIDGINYHFISKEEFEKDIDAGFFLEWAKVHDNYYGTSLKPILKELHEGKLVICDIDVQGHKIAREKFGNLITSVFITTPDQKSLKERLIHRGTDSHEVIEKRLANAVSEMTRIREYDYVLINDDFKTALHDLLAIAYASRRKMELMDLGEFISAWANIE
- the fliR gene encoding flagellar biosynthetic protein FliR, whose translation is MESLVQLFGEHQVVLFFLLFARISGLFAFFPFFSHASIPLTIKSAITLFMVIFLFPLLPALHVTPTLLNLSLAIVGELLIGFVAGLFLTITISILQMAGMQISFVMGFTMASVIDPQTSTSIPVLSQLLSLIGLMVVLAFNGHHQMLLFIADSLNLLPLGSFYPQTNMLTYLLKAMTGMFVYGFILSFPVVAFSLLLDAVFGMLMKTMPQFNLLVIGYPIKIAVSLVVIIATLSSIMLLFKKEFIEALNHLTILFVR
- a CDS encoding ABC transporter ATP-binding protein, whose product is MSLLHAQNISHAFDYPLFENVNFSLAPKESMAILGVSGSGKSTLLHICSTLLQPNYGEVILCDHNIYNDNDDARLKLRRYDVGIIFQSHYLFKGFFANENIELASFISDKKIDNGILERLGIADFMNYRVGDLSGGQQQRVSIARVLAKKPKIIFADEPTGNLDDKTAQEVMNVLFEYIEKENAALLLVTHNHQLAKQCTYTRHLHVDGLKEE